The following proteins are encoded in a genomic region of Mycobacteriales bacterium:
- a CDS encoding cytochrome c oxidase assembly protein, with translation MGDPLPPLTWAAGFTEWTFVPIATAAVLVLAVLYGWGVQRSVRRPGRNWPWLRTLSFAAGLFVIVVATQSSIGVYEHDLFWIHMVQHLLLIMVAPAFLVAGRPLILTLHTASPPVHRRVKRILRSRPVSVLTNPALCVVLYTAVVVLTHLTHIMVTIMASPLAHGVEELVFLMVGYLYFLPIFGDEPIRWRLSYPMKIIMLVAAMPVDTFTGLTLIQTNPPLFGMSMTATDIHNGGAVMWIAGDFIMFAAMLLVFAVWASRDSGRVARRGWLEQVRTATFEERFAGRGAARSASGGPSRTDLDNDDEQLAAYNDWLADLDRGGSRSSPGS, from the coding sequence ATGGGCGACCCTCTTCCGCCGCTGACCTGGGCCGCCGGCTTCACCGAGTGGACCTTCGTACCGATCGCCACGGCGGCGGTCCTGGTGCTCGCGGTCCTCTACGGGTGGGGGGTGCAGCGGTCGGTCCGCCGGCCCGGCCGGAACTGGCCATGGTTGCGGACACTGTCCTTCGCCGCCGGCCTGTTCGTCATCGTCGTCGCGACCCAGAGCAGCATCGGGGTCTACGAGCACGACCTGTTCTGGATACACATGGTCCAGCACCTGCTGCTGATCATGGTCGCCCCCGCATTCCTGGTCGCCGGCCGGCCGCTGATCCTCACACTGCATACGGCGAGCCCGCCGGTGCACCGGCGGGTGAAGCGGATCCTGCGCTCCCGGCCGGTCTCGGTGCTCACCAACCCGGCGTTGTGCGTCGTCCTCTACACCGCCGTGGTCGTCTTGACCCACCTGACCCACATCATGGTCACCATCATGGCCAGCCCGCTGGCCCACGGCGTCGAAGAGCTGGTCTTCCTCATGGTCGGCTACCTGTACTTTCTGCCGATCTTCGGAGACGAGCCGATCCGGTGGCGACTCTCCTATCCGATGAAGATCATCATGCTGGTCGCGGCGATGCCGGTCGACACGTTCACCGGCCTGACCCTCATCCAGACCAACCCGCCGCTGTTCGGGATGAGCATGACCGCAACGGACATCCACAACGGCGGTGCGGTGATGTGGATCGCCGGCGACTTCATCATGTTCGCGGCGATGCTGCTCGTCTTCGCCGTGTGGGCGTCCCGGGACAGCGGCCGGGTCGCCCGGCGCGGCTGGCTGGAGCAGGTCCGGACCGCGACCTTCGAGGAGCGGTTCGCCGGTCGCGGCGCGGCCCGGTCGGCCTCCGGCGGCCCATCGCGCACCGATCTCGACAACGACGACGAGCAGCTCGCGGCCTACAACGACTGGCTGGCCGACCTCGATCGCGGCGGGTCGCGATCGTCGCCGGGCAGCTGA
- a CDS encoding DUF5073 family protein, translated as MTGPGGQELSVDDAVGVLTAAFSQPGGAQTVLGSLGEVSGLDYRPATAGRMFRSGTPATLSVGDWAFVASDRSGVRVQVRHVVRGVPLQTALVGPAEAGRKLAAEAFRAVTEQGAQASIELQSALYGIAVVVGLA; from the coding sequence GTGACCGGACCCGGTGGGCAGGAGCTGTCGGTCGATGATGCGGTCGGAGTACTCACCGCGGCGTTCTCCCAGCCGGGCGGAGCCCAGACCGTCCTGGGCAGCCTCGGCGAGGTGTCGGGGCTGGACTACCGGCCGGCGACGGCGGGCCGGATGTTCCGGTCCGGTACGCCGGCCACGCTGAGCGTCGGCGACTGGGCGTTCGTCGCCTCCGACCGGAGCGGCGTGCGGGTGCAGGTCCGGCACGTCGTCCGCGGGGTTCCGCTGCAGACCGCGCTCGTCGGTCCTGCCGAGGCGGGCCGCAAGCTCGCCGCCGAGGCGTTCCGGGCCGTGACCGAACAGGGCGCACAGGCCTCGATCGAACTGCAGTCCGCGCTCTACGGCATTGCCGTCGTGGTCGGGCTCGCCTGA